Proteins from a genomic interval of Desulfofustis limnaeus:
- a CDS encoding FAD-binding protein: MNGDLKIHATVHCDVLIIGAGGAALRCGAEILEKVPGASVYALTKVSHPQKSHTSTAQGGLAAVDPKDPLDAPIYHMFDTWKGSDCTADQNVVKLICESAWEQILWLENRGMHFSRDREGRLSKRTFGGHTRNFGESSVYRAVFEADRTGKGIMDTSWGETLKRGITFFNQCIAVELLLKDRRCGGCIAFQQKEGQFIRILAKATIIASGGSGQVFRVTTNCRQNTGDGLALVLQAGLPIMDPEAVQFHPTGIVGPGILASETLRSVGGILRNRDLEPFMVNYAPKMKELAPRDLVARAIESEIREGRGIVNPDHNIPHVWIDLRHLSDEVHEKQIPEVSSFFKRYVNLDTKKDLCPVRPSNHYHMGGIPTNQYGEVEDANQQVIGGLYAVGECAAASFHGFNRLGTNSILELITMGKLVAERVIDRVKGEPTRPDDSFRGDYFAARFAAYVQAVGSESVGALRNTMRTTMTEKVSVFRTEKSMTEAIEQLLELHERATRAPLTGRGLAGNQELLNRWELDNLLQVAMTISQAALHRKESRGAHFRDDYPVRQDAFNYHTLTSMNTFGAVEIGRREIDMSLFKAGGPHHEKFGYIERKY; encoded by the coding sequence ATGAATGGTGACCTCAAGATACATGCCACGGTGCATTGTGACGTATTGATCATTGGCGCCGGTGGTGCGGCCTTACGGTGTGGTGCTGAAATTCTGGAAAAAGTGCCCGGCGCCTCGGTGTATGCCTTGACCAAGGTCTCTCACCCGCAGAAATCCCATACGTCGACCGCCCAGGGCGGTCTGGCGGCGGTGGACCCGAAAGACCCGTTGGATGCCCCGATCTACCATATGTTCGACACCTGGAAGGGATCGGATTGTACGGCCGACCAAAATGTGGTGAAACTCATCTGCGAGTCAGCCTGGGAACAGATCCTCTGGCTGGAAAACCGGGGCATGCATTTTTCCCGCGACCGGGAAGGACGTTTGAGCAAACGGACCTTTGGTGGTCACACCCGTAACTTCGGCGAGTCATCGGTGTATCGTGCCGTGTTTGAGGCAGATCGTACCGGCAAGGGAATTATGGATACCAGTTGGGGCGAGACCCTGAAACGGGGCATCACCTTCTTTAACCAGTGCATTGCCGTGGAACTGCTGCTCAAAGATCGGCGCTGCGGCGGTTGTATCGCTTTTCAGCAGAAGGAAGGGCAATTCATACGGATCCTGGCCAAGGCTACGATCATCGCCAGCGGCGGCAGCGGCCAGGTCTTTCGGGTGACCACCAATTGCCGGCAAAATACCGGTGACGGTTTGGCTCTGGTCCTGCAGGCCGGACTGCCGATCATGGATCCCGAAGCGGTCCAATTTCATCCTACGGGAATTGTCGGTCCCGGCATATTGGCCAGTGAGACCCTGCGTTCCGTTGGTGGAATCCTGCGCAATCGCGATCTGGAACCGTTCATGGTCAACTATGCCCCGAAGATGAAGGAACTGGCGCCGCGAGATCTGGTCGCCCGCGCCATCGAGTCGGAAATCCGGGAAGGGCGGGGTATTGTCAACCCCGATCACAACATCCCCCATGTGTGGATCGATCTTCGTCATCTCTCGGACGAGGTGCATGAGAAGCAGATACCGGAGGTGTCCAGTTTCTTCAAACGCTACGTCAACCTGGACACCAAGAAGGATCTCTGTCCGGTCCGGCCGAGCAACCATTATCACATGGGAGGCATCCCGACCAACCAGTATGGCGAGGTGGAGGATGCCAATCAGCAGGTGATCGGCGGCCTGTATGCTGTTGGCGAATGTGCCGCGGCCAGTTTTCACGGATTCAATCGTTTGGGTACCAATTCCATTCTCGAGCTTATCACCATGGGCAAATTGGTGGCCGAGCGGGTTATCGACCGGGTCAAAGGAGAGCCGACCCGTCCGGATGACTCATTTCGCGGCGATTATTTCGCCGCCCGTTTCGCCGCTTATGTACAGGCGGTTGGCAGCGAGAGTGTCGGGGCGCTGCGCAACACCATGCGCACCACGATGACCGAAAAGGTCAGTGTCTTTCGCACCGAAAAGAGTATGACCGAAGCCATCGAGCAACTGCTGGAACTGCATGAACGCGCCACACGGGCGCCGCTGACCGGACGCGGCTTGGCTGGAAACCAGGAGTTGCTGAATCGCTGGGAACTTGACAACCTGCTGCAGGTGGCCATGACCATCAGCCAGGCGGCGCTGCATCGAAAAGAGTCGCGTGGCGCCCATTTCCGTGACGACTATCCGGTGCGTCAGGATGCATTCAACTATCATACCTTGACGTCGATGAACACCTTCGGAGCGGTGGAGATCGGCAGACGGGAGATCGATATGAGTCTGTTCAAGGCCGGTGGACCGCATCATGAGAAATTTGGCTACATCGAGCGCAAGTATTGA
- a CDS encoding succinate dehydrogenase/fumarate reductase iron-sulfur subunit, with protein sequence MKTTYDIELRIRRYDPDQDRTWVQSYRVEAGRIMRFVDLFRKINDEQDATLTWGSSCEHGQCGSCSVRVNGKPLLACELLVENAVASFKTTTFFIEPLPVAKVIRDLVIDTDQAYARVDQVKPYIITPKQPTAQNGAHQISPDELERYVDATRCINCFSCAAACISDHSTFLGPNAMLAAIVRVMDPREGEKRQRLDTIYNENGVYRCHSSQACTFVCPKGIDVAHFMAMAKQGAITVG encoded by the coding sequence ATGAAAACGACGTATGATATCGAGTTGAGGATCCGTCGCTACGATCCCGATCAAGACCGAACTTGGGTACAATCCTATCGAGTCGAAGCCGGCCGGATCATGCGCTTTGTCGATCTGTTCCGCAAGATAAACGACGAGCAGGACGCCACGCTGACCTGGGGGTCGTCATGCGAGCACGGGCAGTGCGGCAGCTGTTCGGTGCGGGTCAACGGGAAACCGTTGCTGGCCTGTGAACTGCTGGTGGAGAATGCGGTGGCCTCGTTCAAGACCACCACCTTTTTCATCGAGCCCTTACCGGTGGCAAAGGTCATCCGGGACCTGGTGATCGACACCGACCAGGCTTACGCCCGGGTGGATCAGGTGAAACCGTATATTATCACGCCGAAGCAGCCGACCGCCCAGAATGGTGCGCACCAGATCAGCCCGGATGAACTGGAGCGCTATGTTGATGCCACCCGCTGCATCAATTGCTTCAGTTGCGCCGCCGCCTGCATCTCCGATCACAGCACCTTCCTCGGGCCCAACGCCATGCTAGCCGCCATTGTGCGGGTCATGGATCCGCGTGAAGGAGAAAAACGGCAACGACTCGATACCATTTACAACGAAAACGGGGTGTATCGCTGTCACTCATCGCAAGCCTGTACCTTCGTCTGCCCCAAGGGTATCGATGTGGCTCACTTTATGGCCATGGCCAAGCAGGGGGCGATCACTGTCGGCTGA